Within Trichoderma atroviride chromosome 2, complete sequence, the genomic segment ATAATACGAGCTTAACGCCACAGCCCGGCtgccttgccctttttttttttttttttttggccctATTGCCCTCTCACATTCAATCAGTTGGAACCAAGATTTGGCTACGGCAGCTAGCCTCTATACATGCCAACGCACACAAGAGTGTGACCTGAGCTGGCATGTTTGAGATTTTCAATCTTGTGTTGATGGAATATTGCAGACTCGTAGTCTGTTTGCGAGACTGTGTTCTTACTGgctgtccttttctttttggttaTGTAGCTTATAGCTTATATAGCTTGTGGCTTGAGATGTTAAACAGGTTGTTGATACAGTCTTTGGCTCTCTATATCTGGCCTCattccatccatccatcatgcAACACAAGCCATGTACGTGTATCTGTAACTGTCCATTATGCATCCCACCGTGCCACAGCGGCTCGTCCAGCGTCACTTGTTGTTTTGGAAATCTTTATATATAGACAAATATGGTGTAGCCCGTAACACATTCTTGTTATCAAGTCTGTGTGCACAAAGCATctgccgccaaagatggagagaggtAAACGACAGGAATcaacagaacaagaacaagacaagGCAAGGGCCAACGCACGAGCACCAGCGTGCCACAAAGCGTtctgtacttgtacacacACCACGATGGGAGACACCATGAGACTAAGATTCCGCGTCCTTGTGTCCGATGAAGTCCAGCAGGCTCCCCGCCTGTCCGATCTTTCCGCGCCACCCTCTCCAGCCTCGTGCGACGGTGAGGCTTGGAAGAACACGCCCCTCCTTTCACCTTGGACGTAGAACAAGAATTGCACAAAAGGAGAGAGTCGAGATACCTGCTCGCTCTCAAAATATAAGGCCGAGGGCGAGAGACGAGCAAGCTTGTCCCTGTTTCATGCACGCATGCATGCTTGCAGCTGCGTTGCCCCAAAAGCCAAAAGCCGTTGTTGTTTCCTCACATtctcggcttcttccagcCCACTTACACTAAGCCCATCCTCCAAGTATACTAGACTAAAATCCTCGGGACCAATTTCCGGCTCGCCTTGCATATCTTGCATGCATCTTTTTTAGCTCTCACTTCTCACtcacaaaaaagaaaaaatcaccagtaaagagaaaaaacCCTTGCATGGTCTGTGCCggtcctcttttttttcccggccGCGTGGCTGAATTCATgggtcttttttctttccttgtttttgATGAGATGTGACGAGTTGGCTCTCTTAGCTGATGTGACTTGTTCGTTTTTTTTGGAGAAcaggccttttttttccaacgcGGTTATGAAACTGTACAGTATGTGCtaagaagggaaaaaaagcaaacgcCATGGCATGATATTTTAGCAGCGCCAAGCAATTGAAGTTCGAAgcgagagcaaaaaaaaagttgcttttttttttcttacgcTTCTAAATGGGACCACTCCTCCTTTGTACTTCGACAGTTGTCTCACTAAAAAAGAACATGTCCATGTCATGATATACCGGTTCCATGTTTGGCAACGTACCTACACCGGTGCACAATCCAGATCCGGCTAGCAGTGCGCCAGCGGCTGCTCTGTGCTCATGAATATGtgaaaaaatgaaaagaaaagaaaagaaaaccacGCGTTTATATCTGTTGGCTCTCTTTTTAGTTTTTCTGTTCGCATCGGACATTCCGGGGCACGGCACGGCCCCGGGctacgatgatgctgcggagcaaagaaaagagcgctaaaaaacaaaaaaaaacgttTACTGTATCAATAATAGCTTCTGTTGTtggatgtttttttttgagtGTTGGGTTCTGAAATTGGAGCCTTCATCGAGATGGGACGATGTTGGTGTAAGTCGAGGAAAAACCCAACAGCCCCCGGTCTTTGCTGCAGGGATGTCACGGCCTTGTCCCAATCAGAAAAACGAGGCCAAGAACCGAGAATGAGAACAACAAAgcagagacaaaaaaaaaaaaaaaaaaaaagagacagatACATGAGAATGGTTCGGTTACACACATTGCAACATGAATGTATGCATGTACCAgcatctttctctcttttcttatcATTATGCGTCTCGTAATGGTGGTTGGttccccctccctcccccctttttttttctatcaCACATCACATAaaattttcctttcttttttttttttttttttgtttcctcgccgtttttgttttctcacCACTACAGCACTACTAGCAAATCTCccattttctctcatttccTCATCCGTAGGGCCATGCATATCCGGCGCTGCAGCTACCCGACAGCCGATCCGTCACTTCTCACCTTTTCAGCCGTCCATTCCACAAAagcaagggggggaggggggctTGTTGATTCGCCCAACAGCTCCCCCCCCGCCCAACCCggttgtgtttttttttattctctctcttttttttttttgctttggttCACGCTAAAAGTGCACGAGCGGTTGTATGCTGTATAGTAAGAATATAATATCGCCTGCATGGTTTAAAGGATTTTTGTGACAGAAAACAACCTGAATTTCATGCAGTATCTATGCGAGGGAGAGGCATATATAGGAGTGGCAaaatagtagcagcagcaggtaaGCATCGCTAAATAACTCTCCCGTCTCTATTGTATGTATTTCTCAGGTTAATGAGCTGCCCCCCTCCTTTACGATGCATGCAAGTCGGTTGCATTATTGAACATGTGCATGTGATGACTTCTGTGATGACTCCTGCATCGTCCTAGGcgcctttccttttcatttccACAATATACTATTAATACCTGCGTACTGTATACTTTGCACCAATTTTCTTGAAGTTGAAAGATAGGACAAGGACAGCCAAGGATTTTTATCACGCCACCATACTGTAGCAAACATAACAAAAAGCGCAGGGGGccgttgaagctgaagaccgttgaagctgaagaccgttgaagctgaaaagcCAGAGTTTCGGCCGCCACCCGAGttaagaaaaaggaaagaagatgaaagaaaaagaaaaagaatggcTGGGAGTAAGGATCCAGACCAAGGACGCGAAATCCTACATCTTGGATAATtgtaagaaagaaaagagcctAGTTTACACACACGTACAATTCTCcctctcgccatcatcgcaaAACGTCTCAATCTATCCATCTATTAGATCGTATCACCCACTAGAATCTCGTTTCAGATTTCAATTCCAATCTGGTTTCCACGGTTGTCAAAAAagactacctacctacagtAACTTCACAGCCTTATCTTCCTACGCATCAGCACtaagaaacaagaaaagaaaaaaaaaaagaaatgccgCCCGTTATCGTTCCCACACACCCCtcaaaaatagaaaaaaaaaaacaggtATTTCCAGACATGGAGGGCTGCGGTTAATCTCACCCTTCTTTATACCCGAAACACAGCGTCaccccctctttttttttctccctcccCAAGATCTCTCTTAATTTTTGTTCTAAATCAGACAAAGTATCTTCCCCGACCCGATCTCATTAGTAAAGCAAGATGGGCCAATTACCGTCCGTGTTACATAAAAAGCTTACTTGTATACCTTTGCCCATGACGCACCTGATTTGAGGGAGGGAAAccggaaaaaaaagaaattcagTCCATGTTGGGGAACTACATTGGCTGTAGTCAAATGCAGAGGCAAGCAGGAAGGAACTGCAGCTGACCATTTCGTCAATCCTTTATATGATTCATATTAACGTTGAATGGGGATATTATTTTTTCAAAAGTTTCCTTCTCATTCTGCCCTTGCCAAAGCGGCAAGTGTAGCACAGAGATACAATCAAGTGTCatctaaaagaaaaagaaaaagaaaagaaatccaAAGCTAACTTGGCATCATTGTCTCCAAGAcaaaatctcatcatcaaatGTGAATGTTGCCCAGACCCTATAGTGTATATTATTCAACGCCTGCAATGCCATGATTATTTGCCGCCCAATCCCAAGATCCCGTGTTCAAAAACACATGTACAATAAAAACTCTCCATGCAGGCCCTCGCCAAGAAAATGGGTATTTTGTTCTGCAAAAAATGTTTTGTCAAGAAGATAAAAAATGTTGAATGTCTTTTTCGGGATCATCAGCATGCTCTCCGCTTCGTAGGCTCCGCCATACAgataaacaaagaaaaagaaaacagaaaaccATCACGCAACGGCTTTGGTAGCTGTGAAGAGCGTGGAGCATCTTGTCAAGCCCTCTTGGTGCTACCGCCTCAGCTTCTTTCCTCAGGCTTGGGCCGTAGCGATCTTGCTTCGAGTTGGCGTTTGCGCTCTAGTTTGGCGTAATGGAGGCCGCAAGCATTGCAAAGCGTCCTGGCACCATCAGGGCCACGCCTCCATTCTGGGGTATCGATCCGATTGCAGCTGTGGCACCGGCCAGGAGGGGCGGCACGCTGTAGCTTGTTAGCATGGTTCATGGGACAGGTGGCAGCCACAAATGACCAGGTTCGAAACTTACACCGCGGCGCTTTTTAACTTCTGTCATGCCATATGACTGCTTCATTGAGTCGCCATACATTTGAACGTCCTGGTCGTCGTCATACGGGCCCTTTGGTTTGGCGCCGTCGCGAGCCCTCTCGCTCTGGAGCGATGCTACGATTACTTCTCTGCATTGTTCGAGAGATCGCTTGAGGTATTCGACGTTGGAGAGCATATCGCTCACCTCCCGCTCAGTTGGAAGGCGCTCGGGAATCGGCTGAGATCCATGCTGCTCCTGCGCGATCCGTCCATACGCCTCTGCAAAGTTGAAAATCGTTCGCGAGCAAGTCCCAATCTATAATTGTCCATTAGTGGTTGcgctccctttttttttttttttttttttttttttttttcccgtgACAGTCACTCACTCTACTGAGGGCCTCCTGGTAGCTCCAGCTCTCAAATGATCGCGATGATCCGTTGTCATATCGGGCTCTGCCGTAGTCGGCCTCTTCAAGGTGTGTGGGCGCCGGCCGAGGGTCATATTGACCTGAGATGTGCGAAGCCGCATGGCCTCTGGGGGAAATCTGATATGGGGGAAGCGGCTGCTGTCCTGCCGGGAGCGGTCCCGTCTGGTACGGAATAGAagttggtggcggcggctgagaGTACACGCCATTCATTGAATGGCGATCAGACGGCTTCGGCGGTTCAACCATGTGATGCGGCAGAGGGTGGGCATCGTGCTTCATCGGAGGAGTCGCCCGGCGATCAGATACAGGGGGCAGACCAGGTCGGCCACTGCTGAATGGTGGCCTGGGAGAATCAGAGTACGCGGGGTGGCTATCCTGTCGAGGGTAGGCGGCAGCGTGCAGAGGTTGAGAAGAGTGCTTGTCGGCTTCGGGATACTGTCGAGCCGATGAAGCAAACGGTGAAGGCAAGCTCGAGCCGGGCTGGAGAGGAGCATGCGCCGGTGGAGGGTACTGCCCGGGTCGCGCACCAGAAATGACCTCTGAAATCGACGGCAGCGACTGGCGAGCCGAGGACTCGTTATCGGGGGACGGTCGTCGAGGCTCTGAGGAAATCATGTTGGCGACGCTTGGTCCAGACGACGGCTGGTGAGAAGAGTAGTTGGATGGATATGACTGAGAAGGGTAGTGAGCGTTAGGGGCGAGAactgaggctgctgccatgACAGGCTGGTCCTGATACCGTCGGTCGACGGCTTCTCGTTGCTGCGGGAGTGGATGGGGAGGTTGCGATGGCTGAAGTTCAAATCGCGTAGGAGTAGAAGAAGGACCAATACTGGAGAGAAACGAGGGGGGAGTTGTGAGTTAATAATTCCACAGATTcagaggagggggggggcgtACGATCAAACGGCTAGGCCTGGAGGAATGCACGAGTAAGAACGTACCTCTGTCGGGCTCCAACGTCACCCGCTTCCATAGCGTGTGTGGCAAGCAAAAGATCTGGCGCAAGTCAGGTCAGGGTCGTCGATACATCTGACTTAGCACAAATGCTAGGGGCACAAGAAGCGCTGGGTCGAGCTCGGCGTCTGCGGTGGAGTGGCCACTGGCCTGGCGACTTGCAAACGGGGCCGAGGATGATCGCAGCGGACTCGCATATGTAGGCAAGGTATAGGCATATACCGTCCAGCTATCAGAGAGTAAGCAGGCCGGGCTCAGACGTGGGGGGCCGGCAGCGATGAGTTGGGATTAAATactggcagagaagagggcagGGCGAGGGAAGCGAGCACAAGGCTATAAATGACGATGCTAATAAAGACCCGTCGCCGAGCTGCTGTTTCCCAGCGCGCACAAGACCGGGGGCCCCAGGCAGAGAGATCTAGCAGTAGAGAGACCTCGTAGTGGCGTCGAGAAT encodes:
- a CDS encoding uncharacterized protein (EggNog:ENOG41), producing the protein MAAASVLAPNAHYPSQSYPSNYSSHQPSSGPSVANMISSEPRRPSPDNESSARQSLPSISEVISGARPGQYPPPAHAPLQPGSSLPSPFASSARQYPEADKHSSQPLHAAAYPRQDSHPAYSDSPRPPFSSGRPGLPPVSDRRATPPMKHDAHPLPHHMVEPPKPSDRHSMNGVYSQPPPPTSIPYQTGPLPAGQQPLPPYQISPRGHAASHISGQYDPRPAPTHLEEADYGRARYDNGSSRSFESWSYQEALSRIGTCSRTIFNFAEAYGRIAQEQHGSQPIPERLPTEREVSDMLSNVEYLKRSLEQCREVIVASLQSERARDGAKPKGPYDDDQDVQMYGDSMKQSYGMTEVKKRRGRAAPPGRCHSCNRIDTPEWRRGPDGARTLCNACGLHYAKLERKRQLEARSLRPKPEERS
- a CDS encoding uncharacterized protein (EggNog:ENOG41), which produces MEAGDVGARQSIGPSSTPTRFELQPSQPPHPLPQQREAVDRRYQDQPVMAAASVLAPNAHYPSQSYPSNYSSHQPSSGPSVANMISSEPRRPSPDNESSARQSLPSISEVISGARPGQYPPPAHAPLQPGSSLPSPFASSARQYPEADKHSSQPLHAAAYPRQDSHPAYSDSPRPPFSSGRPGLPPVSDRRATPPMKHDAHPLPHHMVEPPKPSDRHSMNGVYSQPPPPTSIPYQTGPLPAGQQPLPPYQISPRGHAASHISGQYDPRPAPTHLEEADYGRARYDNGSSRSFESWSYQEALSRIGTCSRTIFNFAEAYGRIAQEQHGSQPIPERLPTEREVSDMLSNVEYLKRSLEQCREVIVASLQSERARDGAKPKGPYDDDQDVQMYGDSMKQSYGMTEVKKRRGRAAPPGRCHSCNRIDTPEWRRGPDGARTLCNACGLHYAKLERKRQLEARSLRPKPEERS